Proteins encoded by one window of Sorex araneus isolate mSorAra2 chromosome 3, mSorAra2.pri, whole genome shotgun sequence:
- the WNT9B gene encoding protein Wnt-9b: MMILNASLTGREVLPPFPGPGTAAASAQSGAHLRQCDLLQLSRRQKQLCRREPGLAETLQDAAHLSLLECQFQFRHERWNCSLEGRTGLLKRGFKETAFLYAVSSAALAHTLARACSAGRLERCTCDDSPGLQSPQAWQWGVCGDNLKYSTKFLSHFLGPKRGSKDLRARADAHNTHVGIKAVKSGVRTTCKCHGVSGSCAVRTCWKQLSPFRETGQALKLRYEAAVKVSSATNEALGRLELWAPARPGSPAKDLAPRPGDLVYMEDSPSFCRPSKYSPGTAGRACSREASCSSLCCGRGYDTQSRLVAFSCHCRVQWCCYVECQQCVQEETLYTCKH, translated from the exons CCTGACCGGACGGGAGGTGCTGCCGCCCTTCCCGGGTCCCGGCACCGCGGCCGCCTCGGCGCAGAGCGGGGCCCACCTGAGGCAGTGCGACCTGCTGCAGCTGTCCCGCCGCCAGAAGCAGCTGTGCCGCCGGGAGCCGGGCCTGGCCGAGACGCTGCAGGACGCGGCCCACCTCAGCCTGCTCGAGTGCCAGTTCCAGTTCCGGCATGAGCGCTGGAACTGCAGCCTGGAGGGGAGGACGGGCTTGCTCAAGAGAG GGTTCAAGGAGACGGCCTTCCTGTACGCGGTGTCCTCGGCCGCGCTGGCGCACACGCTGGCCCGGGCCTGCAGCGCCGGCCGGCTGGAGCGTTGCACCTGCGACGACTCGCCGGGGCTGCAGAGCCCGCAGGCCTGGCAGTGGGGCGTGTGCGGCGACAACCTCAAGTACAGCACCAAGTTCCTGAGCCACTTCCTGGGGCCCAAGCGCGGAAGCAAAGACCTGCGGGCACGGGCGGATGCCCACAACACCCACGTGGGCATCAAG GCCGTGAAGAGTGGCGTCAGGACCACGTGCAAGTGCCACGGCGTGTCGGGCTCCTGTGCCGTGCGCACCTGCTGGAAGCAGCTCTCCCCGTTCCGCGAGACGGGCCAGGCGCTGAAGCTGCGCTACGAGGCCGCCGTGAAGGTGTCCAGCGCCACCAACGAGGCCCTGGGCCGCCTGGAGCTGTGGGCCCCCGCCCGGCCGGGCAGCCCTGCCAAGGACCTGGCGCCCCGGCCGGGAGACCTGGTCTACATGGAGGACTCGCCCAGCTTCTGCCGGCCCAGCAAGTACTCGCCGGGCACGGCGGGCAGGGCGTGCTCGCGGGAGGCCAGCTGCAGCAGCCTGTGCTGTGGCCGCGGCTACGACACCCAGAGCCGCCTGGTGGCCTTCTCCTGCCACTGTCGAGTGCAGTGGTGCTGCTACGTGGAGTGCCAGCAGTGCGTGCAGGAGGAGACGCTCTACACCTGCAAGCACTAG